TTGAACTTTTCCTCGGCGTCTTTTTCCTTGCTGACGTCGGGGTGGTATTTGCGCGCGAGCTTGCGATAGGCGGCTTTGATCGCCTTATCGTCCGCGGTCGGCTCCACACCGAGAATCTTGTAATAGTCTTTGAAGTCCATCTGAGGATCACCATCCGTTATCAAAATCGCGCCGCGAACCCCAAGCATGCACGTATAACTCGCCGCTGGGTTGACCGATCTCAAGGTTGTGACCGGGCTGCGCATCAGAAGTTTATCGGCAGCGGTGGGCGGTTCTTTTGACCGTCCCGGGGCTGCCAGGGCCAATGCAGACAAGTTTGGGGCATGCGCCCCGCTTATCAAGGCGCTATTGATGTTGATTTAGCGGATAGTCGGCCTTCGAATCTTCGCCGCACTGGCATACACTGCGCGGCCGTTTTTTAACCGGAACTCGAAAGACATGAAAAACGCATCCCCAGCCCGTGCCTGCGGCATCGACTTCGGCACGTCCAACTCCACCGTCGGCTGGCTGCGCCCCGGCATGGAAACGCTGATCGCGCTGGAGGACGACAAGATCACCCTGCCCTCGGTGGTCTTTTTCAACATCGAAGAACGCCGCCCGGTGTACGGCCGACTGGCGCTGCACGAGTACCTGGAAGGCTACGAAGGCCGGCTGATGCGCTCGCTCAAGAGCCTGCTGGGTTCCAAGCTGATCAAACACGACACCAGCGTTCTCGGCACGGCGATGCCGTTCAAGGACCTGCTCGGGTTGTTTATCGGCCAGTTGAAGAAACGCGCCGAGACCGCCGCTGGTCGCGAGTTCGAGGAAGTGGTGTTGGGGCGTCCGGTATTTTTCGTCGATGACGATGAACTGGCCGACCAGGAAGCTGAAAACACTTTGGTCGATGTCGCCCGCGCCATCGGTTTCAAGGATGTTTCGTTCCAGTACGAGCCGATTGCCGCTGCGTTCGACTACGAGTCGACCATCGAAAAAGAAGAGCTGGTGCTGATCGTCGACATCGGCGGTGGTACGTCTGACTTCTCGCTGGTGCGTCTGTCGCCGGAGCGGCGCATGCACGACAACCGCCACGACGACATCCTCGCCACCGGCGGCGTGCACATCGGCGGGACCGATTTCGACAAGCAATTGAGCCTGCAAGGCCTGATGCCGCTGTTCGGCTACGGCAGCCGCATGAAAAGCGGCGCTTATATGCCGACCAGTCACCACATGAACCTGGCGACGTGGCACACCATCAACTCGGTGTATTCGCAGAAATCGACGTTGGCGCTGGGCAGCATGCGCTACGACATCGAGGACACGGGCGGCATCGATCGCCTGTTCAAGCTGATCGACCAGCGTGCCGGGCACTGGCTGGCGATGGAAGTCGAAGAAACCAAGATTCAGCTGACCCACGCCGACAGCCGCCACGTGCCGCTGGACCGCATCGAACCGGGCCTGAGCGTGGAACTGACCCGCGCGCTGTTCGAATCCGCCATCAACAATCTGCTGGAGCGCGTGCGCAACAGCGTCACGCAACTGTTGAACGACGCCAACGTGCGGGTTGATCAGGTTGATACGGTGTTCTTCACCGGCGGTTCGAGCGGCATTCCGGCGCTGCGCAACAGCGTCTCGGCGATGCTGCCAAACGCGCGGCATGTTGAAGGGAACATCTTCGGCAGCATCGGCAGCGGTTTGGCGATCGAAGCGATGAAGCGCTACGGCTCGATGGACTGACACAGGCCCCTGTGGCGAGGGGGCTTGCCCCCGTTAGGGTGCGCAGCAGCCGCAAAATCGGTGAGTGCGGTTGATCCGATGAGATCAGGGGGCTGCTACGCAGCCCAACGGGGGCAAGCCCCCTCGCCACGATAGGATCAACAGCGAATCAAACCATCCCCACCAGCTTCAGCTCGCTCTTCAGGTACGCATAATAAATCGGCCCCGCCACCACTCCCGGCAGGCCGAATGCGGCCTCGAACACCAGCATTGCCAGCAGCAACTCCCAAGACTTGGCACTGATCTGCCCGCCGACGATGCGCGCGTTGAGGAAGTATTCGAGCTTGTGGATAAAAATCAGATAACCCAGCGCCGCCACGGCGACCCAGATCGACAGTGACAAACCGACGATGGTGATCAGGGTGTTCGACATCAGGTTGCCGATCACCGGCAACAAGCCGAGCAGGAAGGTCAGCACGATCAGGGTTTTGGTCAGCGGCAACTTAATGCCGAACATCGGCAGGATCACCGCCAAGAAGATCCCGGTGAAAAAGGTGTTGAGCAAGGAAATCTTGATCTGCGCAAAAACGATGTTGCGAAAGGCCTGGACCAGCAGGTGCAATCGGTCGAACAACGCGGCCGCCAGCGGTTTGCGTTTGGTCACGTCCGGCACCCGCTGCAACGCGATGATCGCGCCCAGCACCATGCCGATCAGCAATGTCACGAACATGTGCGCGGCGTCTTTGCCGACCAGTTGCAGGTCGCTGAGGTGTTTGCTCATCCACGCGCCGATGGCCACGCGAAATTCCGCAGCACTGGCCGGCAGGTAGGCGTCGATGAACGGCGGCAGTTGCCCGCGTGCGCGGTCGACCACGTGCATGAATTTGTCGAGGGAGGCGCCGGGGTTTTCCGCTTCGTGCAGCAGGAAGCTGATCGCGCCAGCGAAGATCAGTGCCAGCACGCTGACCACTAAAGTGCCGAGCAACGCCACCGCCAGCCATCGCGCGCGGCGACCTTCGATCAGGCGCTGCAATTGCGGGGTGAGCATGTTGACCAGTTCAAATACCAGCAAACCGGCCAGCAGGCTTGGCAGCAAGCGCAACGGCAGCACCAGCAGCAACCCACCGAAAATGATGATCCAACTGATGAACAGCAGGACTTGGCGTTGAGAAAACGTTGGCATACAGCCTCAAAACGAACGGCGTAAAAGGACCGGCAGTCTGCCAGCGTTCCGGGATCAGCACTAGGAAATGTGCAGGGCGGACCTGGTGAGAGGACTGATGGCTTTTGTTGCCGAGCCTACTGGCCCCATCGCGAGCAAGCTCGCTCCCACATTGGACCTGTGAACAAAGCCCCGTGCGGGAGCACCTTCAAAAACATCCGCCCTGTGAACACAGCCCCCTGTGGGAGCGAGCTTGCTCGCGATGGGGCACTTACAGCCCCCACATTTCCTCGCCGATGGCTTACTTTTTCTTCAAACAATCACTCATGAAGGTTTTGCGCGCATCGCCCGTGAGCGCTTTGGTCTTGGCGTCGGCGTTGCAGGTTTTCATTTTCTCTTGCTGCGGCGTCAGGACTTTTCCGTCATTGGCCGCTGGCGCCGCTTTCAGGCAGGTGCTCATGTAGGCCTTGCGCTCATCGCCCTTGAGACTTTTCGCAGTAGCGTCGGCATTGCAGGTGGTCATTTTGTTCTGCTGGGCGGTGGCGGCGAAGCCTTGGGAACAGAGCAGCAAACCGATCATCAACAAAGGGACACGCAACATCTTCATGGAGTTTTCTCCTTGTTGCCGCACCGATGGATGCGGCCTCGCCCTGAGTGTAGACAACGCCTGTTACACCTTCCTGCCGTCAAGATGGCTGCGTCGATATTGCTCCGGCGTGCACCCGGCCTGGCGCTGAAACATCGCGATAAATGCCGAACCACTGCTGTAGCCCAGGTCGAAGGCGATTTCCTGAATGCTGCGAGCACTGCCCAGCGCTTCGATCGCCGCGAGAAAGCGCAGGCGCAGGCGCCATTCGCCGAAACTCATGCCCAATTCGCGGACAAACTGGCGCGCCAAGGTGCGCTCGCTGACGTGAATCTGCGCCGCCCACTCGGCCAATGGCCGGTTGTCCCCAGGCTCGGCCTGCAACGCTTCGAGGATCCCGAGCAGCCCCGGACTGCTGGCGTACGGCAAATAACAGGCATGCTCGGGCGCCTGCTGTAGTTGATCCACCAGCACTTGGGCGAGACGAACGTCGGCGTCCTGCTCGGGAATCTTCACATCGCGGGCGGCGAAGTCCTTGAGGATTGCCTTGAGAATGTCGCTGATCGCCAGTGTGCACGCCTGCTGCGGCAACTCCCGGCACAGCGACGGCGCCAGGCACACCGCGCGGTAGTTGATCGGCTGGTTGCTGTAGAAGCTGTGCTCGGTGTGCGGCGGCACCCAAACCGCGTATTGCGGCGGCGACATGAAACGGCTGCTGCCGATTTCCATGTGCAGCACGCCGCTCGACGAATACTCCAGCGTGCCCCACGGATGGCGGTGCGCCGAGGCGTATTCGTGGGTGTCGAAGTCGGCGTAGCGGAAGTACACCGGCGCCGGTAATTCGTAGAAATCCAGCAGATCGATGTGTTTGCGGCTCATGCTGTCCGTCATCAGGGGCAGGTTGTCTGGATCGAAGTATAGGCGTGCATCCAGACAAGCGGATAATTGCGCTTCATTAACGTTCTGGTTGTTTGCGATGCAATACGCTTATCCCTTGCTGGCCATTTTCATCTGGGCCGGCAATACCGTGATCACAAAAATGTCGGCCGGGGCGATATTCCCGGCCGAGATTGGTTTCTATCGCTGGCTGCTGGCCGGATTGCTGTTCACCCCTTTCATGCTCAAACCGGTGATCGCGCACTGGCCGAAGATCCGCGCCAACCTCGGCAAAATCTTTGTCCTCGGCGTGCTCGGCATGGCGGTTTATCAGAGCCTGGCCTACTTTGCCGCGACCCGGACTTCGGCGACCAACATGGGCATCATCCTGTCGCTGATGCCTTTGATGTCGCTGACCATGGCGATCATCAGCCTCGGCCAACGCCTGACCGCCGGCGCGTTGGCCGGGGCGGTGCTGTCGTTCGCCGGGGTGCTGGTGGTGGTGTCGTCCGGCAGCCTCGGCGTATTGCTCGAACACGGGGTAAATCTGGGCGACGCGATGATGTTGATCGCGACGCTGGCTTACGCGATTTACAACACGCTGCTGAAAAAATGGCAGCTGCGCCTGCCGCCGCTGGTGTTGCTGTACATGCAGGTGTGGGTGGCGGTGATTGTGCTGTTTCCGCTGTTCGCGGTGTCGCCGAAAATCGGCCTGACCGCGCAAAACATTCCGCTGGTGCTGTACGCGTGCCTGCTGGCGTCGATGGTCGCGCCGCTGGTGTGGATGCAAGCCGTGGCGCGCCTCGGCCCGAGCCGGACCACACTGTTTTTCAACCTGCTGCCAATCATCACCGCGCTGATTGCGGCGGTGGTTTTGCATGAACAATTGGCGATGTATCACCTGGTGGGCGGGATGTTGACGCTGGGCGGAGTGATACTTTCCGAGCGCTGGACGACGGTGCTGGGCCGCAGGATTCGCGTCGCCTGACCTGACGTCATCGCGAGCAGGCTCACTCCCACAGGAGTTCACCGAAATCCTGTAGGAGCAAGGCTTGCCCGCGAAGAACGATGACGCGGTCTGGATTCGCGTTGCCTGACCTGACGTCATCGCGAGCAAGCTCGCTCCCACAGGAATCCCCGAAATCCTGTAGGAGCAAGGCTTGCCCGCGAAGAACGATGACGCGGTCTGGACTCGCGTTGCCTGACCTGACGCCATCGCGAGCAGGCTCACTCCCACAGGAGTTCACCGAAATCCTGTAGGAGCAAGGCTTGCCCGCGAAGAACGATGACGCGGTCTACACCCCTGCCGCCTTCAACCGCGCGGCGTGCTCCACAAACAGCCGCAGCGGCTGCGCGCCTTTGCCGACCAGGCCCAGCGACTGGTTGACGATGTCGAAGTGATCCATCGGGAAGTCGTCGCCAATCACCGTGCCGAGGTGCGAGCTGTAGCGCCCGACCATTCCGTCGCAGTGCCCCGCTTCGCGCACGAAGGTTTTGGCGAATAACCGGCAACTGCGATTGGTCCCGTCAAACAGATTGCCGCCGCGATCGGTTTTGCCCGGCTGCAAGGTCCCGGACCACGAGTAATATCGCACGCCGTTGA
The window above is part of the Pseudomonas prosekii genome. Proteins encoded here:
- a CDS encoding AI-2E family transporter, encoding MPTFSQRQVLLFISWIIIFGGLLLVLPLRLLPSLLAGLLVFELVNMLTPQLQRLIEGRRARWLAVALLGTLVVSVLALIFAGAISFLLHEAENPGASLDKFMHVVDRARGQLPPFIDAYLPASAAEFRVAIGAWMSKHLSDLQLVGKDAAHMFVTLLIGMVLGAIIALQRVPDVTKRKPLAAALFDRLHLLVQAFRNIVFAQIKISLLNTFFTGIFLAVILPMFGIKLPLTKTLIVLTFLLGLLPVIGNLMSNTLITIVGLSLSIWVAVAALGYLIFIHKLEYFLNARIVGGQISAKSWELLLAMLVFEAAFGLPGVVAGPIYYAYLKSELKLVGMV
- a CDS encoding Hsp70 family protein, with the translated sequence MKNASPARACGIDFGTSNSTVGWLRPGMETLIALEDDKITLPSVVFFNIEERRPVYGRLALHEYLEGYEGRLMRSLKSLLGSKLIKHDTSVLGTAMPFKDLLGLFIGQLKKRAETAAGREFEEVVLGRPVFFVDDDELADQEAENTLVDVARAIGFKDVSFQYEPIAAAFDYESTIEKEELVLIVDIGGGTSDFSLVRLSPERRMHDNRHDDILATGGVHIGGTDFDKQLSLQGLMPLFGYGSRMKSGAYMPTSHHMNLATWHTINSVYSQKSTLALGSMRYDIEDTGGIDRLFKLIDQRAGHWLAMEVEETKIQLTHADSRHVPLDRIEPGLSVELTRALFESAINNLLERVRNSVTQLLNDANVRVDQVDTVFFTGGSSGIPALRNSVSAMLPNARHVEGNIFGSIGSGLAIEAMKRYGSMD
- a CDS encoding DMT family transporter — protein: MQYAYPLLAIFIWAGNTVITKMSAGAIFPAEIGFYRWLLAGLLFTPFMLKPVIAHWPKIRANLGKIFVLGVLGMAVYQSLAYFAATRTSATNMGIILSLMPLMSLTMAIISLGQRLTAGALAGAVLSFAGVLVVVSSGSLGVLLEHGVNLGDAMMLIATLAYAIYNTLLKKWQLRLPPLVLLYMQVWVAVIVLFPLFAVSPKIGLTAQNIPLVLYACLLASMVAPLVWMQAVARLGPSRTTLFFNLLPIITALIAAVVLHEQLAMYHLVGGMLTLGGVILSERWTTVLGRRIRVA
- a CDS encoding PsiF family protein, whose amino-acid sequence is MKMLRVPLLMIGLLLCSQGFAATAQQNKMTTCNADATAKSLKGDERKAYMSTCLKAAPAANDGKVLTPQQEKMKTCNADAKTKALTGDARKTFMSDCLKKK
- a CDS encoding AraC family transcriptional regulator; amino-acid sequence: MSRKHIDLLDFYELPAPVYFRYADFDTHEYASAHRHPWGTLEYSSSGVLHMEIGSSRFMSPPQYAVWVPPHTEHSFYSNQPINYRAVCLAPSLCRELPQQACTLAISDILKAILKDFAARDVKIPEQDADVRLAQVLVDQLQQAPEHACYLPYASSPGLLGILEALQAEPGDNRPLAEWAAQIHVSERTLARQFVRELGMSFGEWRLRLRFLAAIEALGSARSIQEIAFDLGYSSGSAFIAMFQRQAGCTPEQYRRSHLDGRKV